The following are encoded in a window of Ferribacterium limneticum genomic DNA:
- a CDS encoding energy transducer TonB, which translates to MTAVVLPPLDCREVPLARGERLANAALVVLLHLLLAYAMLYVSVKNELITLPPSISVRLLPMIEEKPEPARPLPPPPKPQARKQPVAQPQPVLAAASPTATSSFTVAPQPPAPPPQPVVAAPAPAPVAVVAARFDADYLHNPKPVYPALSRRMNEEGKVLLKVRVSAQGTALDVAVSKSSGFPRLDAAAIDAVTRWRFVPARRGDEAVDSSVIVPITFAFE; encoded by the coding sequence GTGACTGCGGTTGTTTTGCCTCCACTCGATTGCCGGGAAGTGCCTCTGGCCCGTGGCGAACGTCTCGCCAACGCGGCGCTGGTCGTCCTGCTGCACCTGCTGCTGGCTTACGCCATGTTGTACGTGTCGGTCAAAAACGAATTGATCACCCTGCCGCCGAGCATCAGCGTGCGCTTGCTGCCGATGATCGAAGAGAAGCCGGAGCCGGCCAGGCCGCTACCACCTCCGCCCAAGCCGCAAGCGCGCAAGCAACCCGTCGCCCAGCCGCAGCCGGTCCTCGCTGCGGCCAGCCCGACGGCGACGAGCAGCTTTACCGTGGCGCCGCAACCGCCTGCACCGCCGCCCCAGCCGGTCGTCGCTGCGCCCGCGCCGGCCCCGGTGGCCGTGGTCGCCGCCCGTTTCGATGCCGATTACCTGCACAACCCGAAGCCGGTCTATCCGGCCCTTTCCCGGCGCATGAACGAGGAGGGCAAGGTTTTGTTGAAGGTGCGCGTCAGTGCGCAGGGGACGGCGCTCGATGTAGCGGTTTCGAAATCGAGTGGCTTCCCGCGGCTCGATGCGGCGGCCATCGACGCCGTTACCCGCTGGCGCTTTGTGCCGGCCCGGCGTGGCGATGAAGCAGTCGATTCTTCGGTGATCGTGCCGATCACCTTTGCATTTGAGTAG
- a CDS encoding energy transducer TonB, which produces MSAGAPLPQPKSPEWLHSGRYLLIALALHGLVLLYPLTLSVDQLEAMPPTPVQVQLTERLSAVQTIPPAPPEKVAAPKPVPREKPAQTARPVIALAPEQARDEPTFSVPAPVVAPPVSLPATAPAASSPQPAVTAARFNAAYLNNPEPKYPSLSRRLGEEGKVLLRVRVMPDGRAAAVDIEKSSNFARLDEAARQSVTNWRFVPAKRGDEAIEATVLVPIVFRLDN; this is translated from the coding sequence ATGTCTGCCGGCGCCCCTCTCCCCCAGCCGAAATCTCCCGAATGGCTGCACAGCGGTCGCTATTTGCTGATCGCGCTGGCGTTGCACGGACTGGTTTTGCTCTATCCGCTGACGCTGAGCGTCGACCAACTCGAAGCAATGCCCCCCACCCCGGTCCAGGTCCAGCTGACCGAGCGCCTTTCGGCGGTTCAGACAATACCGCCGGCGCCACCGGAAAAGGTCGCGGCGCCAAAGCCTGTTCCCCGGGAAAAGCCCGCCCAGACAGCGCGTCCGGTCATCGCCCTGGCGCCGGAACAGGCCAGAGATGAGCCGACGTTTTCAGTTCCCGCCCCCGTCGTCGCCCCCCCCGTTTCACTACCGGCCACAGCACCCGCGGCCAGTTCGCCCCAGCCGGCGGTCACCGCTGCCCGCTTCAACGCCGCCTACCTGAACAATCCGGAACCGAAATACCCTTCGCTTTCGCGGCGACTGGGCGAGGAGGGCAAGGTGCTGCTCAGGGTTCGGGTCATGCCGGACGGCCGGGCTGCTGCGGTCGACATCGAAAAAAGCAGCAATTTCGCAAGGCTGGACGAGGCGGCACGGCAAAGCGTGACAAATTGGCGCTTCGTACCGGCCAAACGTGGCGATGAGGCCATCGAGGCAACGGTCCTCGTGCCCATCGTCTTCCGGCTCGACAACTGA
- a CDS encoding MotA/TolQ/ExbB proton channel family protein: protein MNSQLGLAHFWSQGDLVTHVTALILAVLSLASWSVILSKLMSAWRASRSQERALAAFWDANSLPEALEVLRRDDPSGIFAGLALTGAHSAQAHQQNAARGIGAGVNASEFVTRSMRSHIVHTQARIERGLTFLASVGSTAPFIGLFGTVWGIYHALVGLSGATQVVLDKVAGPVGEALIMTAAGLFVAIPAVLAYNAFTRANRLVAVQLDGFAHDLHAYLTTGVRVGGNVNLVDIGAARASRQA from the coding sequence ATGAATTCGCAACTGGGCCTCGCCCACTTCTGGAGCCAGGGCGACCTGGTCACCCACGTTACGGCTCTGATCCTCGCCGTGCTCTCGCTGGCCTCGTGGTCGGTGATTCTCAGCAAGCTGATGTCGGCCTGGCGCGCTTCGCGCTCGCAGGAGCGGGCGCTGGCGGCATTCTGGGACGCCAACTCGCTGCCCGAGGCGCTCGAAGTACTGCGCCGTGATGATCCTTCCGGGATTTTCGCCGGGCTGGCACTGACCGGGGCTCATTCGGCCCAGGCCCATCAGCAGAACGCCGCGCGCGGCATCGGCGCCGGGGTCAACGCCAGCGAGTTCGTGACGCGTTCGATGCGTTCGCACATCGTCCATACCCAGGCACGGATCGAACGCGGCCTGACCTTTCTTGCCTCCGTCGGGTCAACTGCACCATTCATTGGTTTGTTCGGCACGGTCTGGGGCATCTACCACGCGCTGGTCGGCCTCTCCGGCGCGACGCAGGTGGTGCTCGACAAGGTCGCCGGCCCGGTCGGCGAGGCGTTGATCATGACGGCGGCCGGCCTCTTCGTCGCCATTCCGGCGGTGCTTGCCTACAACGCCTTCACCCGGGCCAACCGGCTGGTCGCTGTGCAACTCGACGGTTTCGCCCATGACCTGCATGCCTACCTGACGACCGGTGTGCGCGTTGGCGGCAACGTCAATCTGGTCGATATCGGCGCCGCCCGCGCCAGCCGGCAGGCCTGA